The segment GTTTCGGCGTGCGCCGAGTTTGTCTGTTGGGCTATCGGGCCAATGCGTCGGTTATTCGCTTCTGGCGCTCAATCCCGGATCGCTTGCCATTGGGTATCTGGGCGCGGAACGGGAGTCGCTGCCGCCTTGGCGCCGCTGGATCTCCGATTCGAACTCGACACCTTCGGATCACGTCTAACTGATGCCAGCTTGGGACTCATCGCATTTGTGCTGGCAAGCGTTGTAGTCCCGAGCTTCACACGCAGCACGCGCGCAGCGGCAAGCTGTCGACCAGAATGGAATGTCTTCAAGCCAAGCGCCTTGGCTGATGCCTCATAGCTCCAAGTGGGTGCTATCGGTTCTGTTCGGTTGTTTGCTGTGCGTCGAATACTGAGCGCGCAGCTTCAATTTCTGGCTGGTGTGACTGTACCCATCGAACCAGCATGCACAGCGGGTCGATCAGCGAGTGTCCCAAGGGCGTCAGCTCGTATTCCACCTTCGGAGGAATCGTTAGAAAGGCTCGACGAACGACCAGGCCATCACGCTCAAGACCGCGCAGCGTCAAAGTCAGCATGCGGTGCGAAACGCCAATGATGGCCCGCTTCATCGCGTTGAAGCGCATCGGGCCATTTGCCAGGGCGCCAATCACCATGATGGCCCACTTATCGCCCACGCGGTCGAGGATCTGGATGATCGCGCGACACGACGCCTGGCCTGCCTCCCCAAGCTCCGTGATCGTTGGTTGCTTCGTCGGTCCCGTGCCCATTGTTCCTACCTATTAAAAGCGAGCAGCACGCAGTCCGGCTACCGCATTAAAGGAACATGGATGTTCCTGGAGAACATCCGCGTGCGTTCTTGTGCCGTCGAGTTTACAGGAACAAAATGTTCTCTATGAATATTTATAACTCGGAAGGTGCTAAATGAAAGTCGGTGTCAGTGGCGCGAGCGGTCAGCTCGGCAAAGCAATCGTTCAGGATCTCATCGCCAGCCACGCCGGGCACGGCGTCGTCGGCATCACGCGCAACACGGAAAACATCCCGGCCCCGGCGGAAAGCCGGTTTGGCGACTACGATCAGCCGGCCAGCCTTGCAGCGGCCTATCAGGGTCTCGACGCCGTCGTCCTCATCCCAAGCGTTGATGTCATGCCCGGCGCGCGGGCCAAGCAATTCGTGGCGGCGATCGACGCCGCCGTCGAAGCGGGCGTGAAGCACATCGTCCTGGTGTCGAACGCGGGCACCAAGGACCTTCCTGTGCCGTCGATGCACGTTGATTTCTGGGTTGCCGAACAGCACCTGATCCGTGCTGATGCAGCTTGGACCATTCTGCGCATGAACCTCTACGCGGAGGTCGTCGCCCAGGAGGCGCAAATGCTGATCGCCAGCGGCGCGCTGATCGGCCTTGGCGAGGAGTCGGCTGGCTTTGTGGCGCGCGAGGACCTGGCGGCCGCCACGGCTGCCGTGCTGGTCAGCGGCAGACATGCGGGTGCGATCTACGACATTACCGGGCCCGAGCGTCTCACCGGCGCGGAGAAAGCGGCGATCGTTGCCGAGGTCACCGGCAAGCCACTCGGCTTCGCGGTTGTCACCGAGGACCAGTTTCGTGGCGGCATGGCGCAAGCGGGTCTTCCCGGGCCGATCGTGGACTTCCTCGTCCAGGTCAAGCAGGGTATGGTCGGGCACGCCTACGACATCGTCACCGGCCATTTTGAACTGATCACTGGCCGCAAGCCCCGCCCGCTGCGCGACGTCATCGTCGCCGCTTTCTCGTGAGGGCAAGGAACATGGATGTTCCTGGAGAACATCCGCGTGCGTTCTTGTGCCGCAGAATTTACAGGAACAAATGTTCTCGATGAACGTTTCTAACTCGGAAGGTGCCAAATGAAAATCGGTGTCAGTGGTGCGAGCGGCCAGCTCGGCAAAGCAATCGTTCAGGATCTGATCGCCAGCCACGCTGGTCACGGCGTCGTCGGCATCTCGCGCAGCCTGGGAAACATCCATGCCCCGGCGGAAGGCCGGTTCGGCGACTACGATCAGCCGGCCAGCCTTGCAGCGGCCTATCAGGGTCTCGACGCGGTCGTCCTCATCCCGAGCGACAATATCGAGCCCGGCGCGCGGGTGAAGCAGTTTGTGACGGCGATCGACGCCGCCGTCGAGGCGGGCGTGAAGCACATCGTTCTCGTGTCGGTGGCGGGTACGAAGGACCTCGCCGCGCCGTCGATGTACGTCGAGTTCTGGGGGGCCGAGCAGCACCTGATGAGCGCTGCGGCAAGCTGGACCATCCTGCGCATGAACCTCTACGCGGAGGTCGTCGTCCAGGAGGCGCAGATGTTGATGGCCAGCGGCGCGCTGATCGGCCTCGGTGAGGAATCGGTCGGCTATGTGGCGCGCGAGGACCTGGCGTCCGCCGCTGCCGCCGTGCTGGTCAGCGGCAGCCATGCGGGTGCGATCTACGAGATCACCGGGCCCGAGCGTCTCGCCGGCGCGGAGAAAGCGGCCATCGTCGCCGAGGTCACCGGCAAGCCGCTCGGCTTCGCGGTTGTCACCGAGGACCAGTTTCGAGGCGGCATGGCGCAAGCGGGTCTTCCCGGGCGGGTCGTGGACCTGGTCGTCCAGATCAAGAAGGGCATGGTCGGGCACGCCTACGACATCGTCACCGGCCATTTCGAGCTGATCAGCGGGCGCAAGCCGCGGCCTCTGCGCGACGTAATCGTCGCCGCCTTTTCGTGAGGACCGCGCCATGCTGGACAAGGACCAAACCATGACGGATGCGCTGACGGTCGAAATCTGGCACGACGTGATCTGCCCGATCTGTCCCATCGGCGTCCGCCGCTTCCGCAAGGCCCTCGACCAGTTCGATGGCCGTGACCGGGTCAAAGTCGTCTACCGCTCGTATCGGCTGATGCGTAACGTCGTGCCGCACAGCGTGGACGAGCACATCGCCCACAAGTTCGGCCGAGGTCAGAAAGCCGCGCCGATCCTGAAGCAGGTCTCGCAGGTCGCCGCCCAGGAGGGCATAACCTACGATCTCGAGAATACGCTGGCGGGCGATACGCTGGATGCCCATCGGCTCCTTTATCTGGCTGGTGCTGACGGCAAGCAGAAGGCGTTGATCGAGCGTTTCCATCGGGGCTACTTCTCCGAGCACGCCAACCTGTTCGATCCGGACGCGCTCCTGCGCCTCGCGGTCGAGGCCGGGCTCGACGAACCGAGCGTTGCGGACGTCCTCGACGGCGACCGCTTCACAGCCAATGTTGAGGCGGACCAGGCCGAAGCGCATGCGCGCGGCATCCGGAGCGTGCCGCACTTCCTGATTGATCGCCGCATCTCCGTCAGCGGGGGGCAGGCGCCGGAAGATTTCCTCGCGGCGCTGAATAGCACGTGGACATCGCGGCCGCCACTGGAAGGTAACTCGTCCGCCGAACTCTCATGCGGCGACGACGGCTGCTACGCCCCGATCAGATCCTGACGACCGATTCGAATCCGCAGAGCGACGCGGACTGCCCTTCTTCCGCGCATTCTCAGCCAACCGAGAACCACTTCGACCTGGCTCTTGTGTTCTCTGCAAGTCCAATGCGCGCGAGGCGCCGATGGACCATTCCTCAATTGCGCAGTTCCGATTTGCCAAGCGGAAATGATTATTCGGTGGAGTGTGTATGGAGCTACGTCATCTTCGGTGCTTTATCGCAGTGGCAGAGGAGCTTCATTTCGCGCGCGCGGCCGAGCGACTGCATATCGAGCAGTCGCCACTGTCGCGCGCGATCAAGGAGTTGGAAGAAGAACTGGGAACACGGCTCTTCGTGCGCACTACACGCAGCACTCGCTTGACTCGCGCAGGTCAGTTGTTCTCGGAGAATGTGGCGTGTGTCTTTACTGCCCTGCAGCAGGCCGACAGCGTGCAAACTACGACCCATGGCTACCACGGTCAGTTGCGAGTCGCGTTATCTGATGGCATCCCGTCATCGCAATTCTCGACCTTTCTCGCGCTGTGTCGCCAAGAGGAACCCGAGATCGAGATACGCCTGTTCGAGGTTCCCTTGGCGCAACAGATCAAGGGGTTACACGATGACCTGTATGACGTAGGCTTCGCGCGGTCGGATGAAGCCGGCGATGGAGTCGTTGCTGAGGCGGTGTCGAACGAGCCCTTGATGGTTGCCGTGCCCGCTCGACATCCTCTGCTGACACACAAGCGGATTCCGTTAAAAGAGGTGTTGCGCTATCCGTTGGTTCTCAAGGATCTTCATGACTGCGAGGGCTACGCGCGGCAGATCGAGCGTGTGCTGCGACGGGTCGATCAAAAGCCGTTGATTGTGGAGCGTGTTGCGTCCAACGACCTGATGCTTGCGCTAGTTGCGGCCGGCTATCAAGTACGCCTTGGCTCGCCTTGGTTCGACTTTCTTGGCACACACAGGTCTATCACCCCTGGGGCTTGTTTGAGTGGTGGTTTTCCTTTGATGCCTACGCGCCGCGCATCTTCGATACGGCATCCGCAGTTTCCTCATCGCACAGTCGATCAAGCAGATCGACAAGCTGCCAATACAGCCACCGACTCGGGCGACTTGCCGCGCAGGAAGAGATCCGTCGTGGCCAGCCCGGGCTGGGCGCAAACAATTGCAAGAGCCGCGATAGGCATCCCGCGGCCTAACGGCTAATGTGATCCGCCCCGTCCATCTCCCTGACGAAGGCGACCAGGCGCTCGCTGAGCCTGACCGGCTGCTCCTGCTGGATCCAGTGACCGGCACCGTCAATCAGCTCGATGTCCCTCATTCCCGTCGTCGCCTTCGTCGTCATCATATCGAGCGCGCCCGGCGCCGACCAGGTGCCCCAATCGCTCCTGCCTCCGATGAAAAGTGACGGTACATCGATCGTCCTGCCCGAGAACAGGCGCAACTCAGCGTTTTGGTCAGGATCGGAAAAAACGCGGTACGCCTGCAGCGCGCCCTGGAACCCCGTGCGGTCATACTCCTGCGTGTACACCTCAAGTTCCGGCTCGGTGAGCCATTTGCTGGCCAGCACCTCGGCGGCGGAAGGCTGAAATGGAGCGACCGTCTCCGGCATCGTCTTGCCGAGGTCCATGACGTAATAGGTGGGCATCTGTGCAAGTTCTGCGGCGGTTAGCGCCTTCAACGGATGCGGCTTGTTTCCCGGCCAGTCGGCGCTCTTGACGTAGAAAAATGCACGAAGGAACGCGTGTAAGCCCTGAGGCGGGTGCCACATGTCCTGGTTCGCCTGACGACTGCTCAGATACTGCTGGTAATACTTCCTGGGCGGGTCAAGCGCCGCCAGCGCGGCCGCCAGCTTCTGGTTGCCCGTGTTCGATTGAACCGGCGATACCCCGCTTTCCGCAGTGTTGAACGCAAGCGCCGGCGGACCGGGGAACGGTGCGCTCATCAGCACCACCGAGGGAAAGACGTCAGCTCGCGCTAGCGCGCAATAGGCCGCCACGGGCGAGCCGAGGTCGTGCCCGACGAGCATGGCCGTGCGCCTATACCCCAACGCCAGAATCAGACCGAGGGCGTCACGCGTCATATTCAGGAGGCTGAAGGGCGCCAGCGGGGTGTCATAGTCGTTCACCCAACCGGTCGTGCGGCCAAAACCCCGCTGGTCAGGCGCCACGACATGGTAGCCGGCGTCAGCAAGAATCGGCATCACGTGTCGCCAGCCGTAAGCCAGATCGGGAAAGCCGTGCAGAAGCAGTGCAAGCGGCCGGCCTGCCCTTTCGTAACCGGCCTCGAGAATATGGACATCGAGCCCGTTGACGCCATGGATCATGCGTGAGCGGACCCCATTGGGGAGCGTTCCCTCACCATATGTTGACGTAGTCAAATCGATTCCTCCTGGGGGGTTTGCGCGGGCGGGCCGAATTAAAGAGGCAACCAGGCCGACCGCGCCCATCGCCAGAACGGCTCGTCGGGACATCGATGGCGTCAATGGGTCGGGAGGCATCGCTCGTACCCATAATATGGTGATCGCCATAGTATGGCGATTGACATAGCCGGGTCAAGCTAAACGTGGTACGTTTCTGGTATGACACGCAAGACTGACGCGCGCGCTCGCGCGATCGCCGCGGCCGAACGGCTGTTTCGCATCCAGGGCTACACCGCGACGGGACTGACCCAGATCCTTGAAGAAAGCGGTGCGCCTAAAGGATCGTTTTACTTTCACTTTCCCCGCGGCAAGGCACAACTCGCCGAAGAAGCCATCGACAATTACGTTGCGAACCGGATTGCGGTGCTACGGGACATCTCGGCGAATACGACGGGTGATCCGCTGAAGTTCGTTCGTCAGATTTTTCGGACATTCGCGGCCGAAATGGTCGCCTCTGATTTCCAGTACGGGTGTCTGATGCAAAATCTGGCGAACGAGTTGCCCGCGCTCGATGCTGAACTGACCGAACGGGTAGCGCGCGGATTTGCTGAGTCGACCGGAATTATCAGGGAGCATTTCAGGCAGTGCGGCTTCACTCCCGCGCGCGCGTCCTCTACTGCAACCGCCCTGGTAGCCGCCCTCGAAGGGGCACGGACGATCGCCCGCCTGGAACGCACGCCGGCTGTGTTCGGCGCGCTGGCAAAGGTGAGTGTCCAAAGGTGCGCTGCCCCCTCAAAGTGATCGGGTGCGAGGTTTCCATCGGACGGAACTGACACCGATCATGTGTAAGCGCGCGATCTAGCACACCGAGCTCATAGGGGTGCACGGAGGTTGACGTGCCAGGCGGCGGCGCATCGATCGGCAAGGCGCTTCGAATGCATCGACCAGATCAAGCTTAGCGAGCGGCGGTGGTCAGTTTTGCGAGATTGAACGGCAAGAGGTCGGTCACGTCAGCATCCGGTTCTCGCTTCGGTAGTTCGGTGAGTACGTGCACGAGGTAGGCGTAGGGTTCGACGTTGGAAGCCCTGCAGGTCAGCATAAGACTGTAGATCATGGCGCTTGCCTTCGCGCCGGCAACCGTGTCACTGAACAGCCATGAATTTCTGCCGGTACAGAATGGACGGATGTCTCGCTCGATGACGTTATTGTCGATGGGGGCCAGCCCGTCGCTCACGTAGCGACACAGATACGTCCACTGGTTTCGCGTGTATGGGATTGCCTTGCCCAGCAGACTTTCTGGCAGGACTTGCGGCGCCTGGTCGTCCAGCCACTTTCTGAATGCCTCGAGTAGTGGCACGCTGTGTTGCTGACGCAGGCGGTATGTGTAGTCAGCGCGCGTCTCGCGTTCGGGCAGATCGGCTTTGGTGAGCGTTTCGACCTGATACAGCGCCTTGAAGTATTCCAGCGCCTGCGCGGCACGGCCACCGGGTTTCTTCATGCCCTTGAGCGCTTCAACGAAGGCGCGACGGGCGTGAGCCAGGCAGCCGAAGTGCGTGGGGCCTTCGAGTGTGCGCCAGGCGGCATAGCCATCCGTCATCAGCAGGCCTTGATAGCCCGCGAGGAACGCTTGAGGATATTCCTGCCCGCGCCCCGGCTGGTAGTCGAACAGCACAACCGGCTGCGTGCTGCCGTCGGCACTGCGATACGTCCACATATAGGAGGTGCTCTGCGCACGGCCGGGTTCCTTGAGTACCTGCACCGTTGTCTCGTCACCGTGAATCAGCGGCTGCGACAGCAGTGTCCTGTGTAGAGCCTCATAGAGCCGGCTATAGTGCAGCTCGGCGGCCCGGATGATCCAGTTGGCCACTGTGCCGCGTCCCACTTCAATGTCGGCGCGCCCCAATGCGTTGGCCATCCGGTATAGAGGTGTTCCGTCGACATACTTGCCGGCAGTCACGGTGGCGATCATCGCCGCACTCGCGTTGCTGCCCGGCAATGGCTGCGCCGGCATCGGTGAGGTGATCACCGGCGTGCGTTCGGCGTGGCGCTCGCAGTGCCGGCACGCGTACTTGAAACGTACATGCTGCAGCACCGAGGCCTTTGCCTCGATATGCAGCTGTTCGCTGATCTCTTCACCCATACGGTGAAGCCCGTGTGCGCAGCACGGACATATCTTCTGGTCATCAGGCAGGTCGTATTCGATGCGCTGACGTGGCAGATGGGCCGGTAGCGGTTTGCGCCCAGGACTGCGCCGTGGCGGTTGCGGCGCATCGGGCAGGCCAGTATCGGGCAGTGTGAAGGTGTCGGCAGCGACGTCCGCGTCATGCGCTTCGGTCGCAGCGATCTGCTCTGCCTCGTCGAACACACGATCGCGTAGCTTCTCACTGCTCGGGGCGAAGCGTTGGCTCTGCGCCAGGCGGAACTGCTCCTCTAGTTGGGCAATACGTTCGCCCAGCTGCCGGTTGCGTGACTCCAGTTCACGGATATAGGCCTGGGCGGCGGACGGCAATCGGGAGAAGTCGTCTTCATTCATGCTCCCAGGATAGTCGAATGCCGCGCGCTACAGGTTTACGGAGATTTGTAACAGTCATTCGCGCGCGTTGCTGCCCGGCAAACCGGTCATTAGCTGGCGTGGCGATACCGCCGCGCCGGATGACGGCGCATTGCATCGATGTCTATACCCTCGAGCAGCCAGCGTAGCTGCTCGGTCGTCAGTTCGATCACCGCCTGTTGCCGGCGCGGCCAGATGAAGTGATCTTCTTCCAGACGCCGCACCATCAGCCAGAAACCGTTGCGCTCGTAAAGTAGCAGCTTGATCCGGTTGCGTCTGCGGTTGTGGAAGGCGTACACGGCACGCGCAAACGGGTCCAGTTGCATGGATTGCTCGACCAGCATCACCAGGCTGTTGATGCCTGCCCGGAAGTCGATCGGCTCGCGGTGCAGGAACACCTTCAAATCAGCTTCGAAGCGAAACATCAGCGCCGTCCCAGTGCCGCGATCATGGCGCTCACGAGCGCGGCGTCGCGTTCCGAGCATTCTGAGTGGTCATGGCGGCGGCCTCACGCAGCATCTTGGCCGCCAACATCACGTTGAAGCCGTACCAGTTGGCCATTGCACCCGTTTCCGCCGCGCCGATTCGCACGAAGTCCCCAGCGCGAGCGTCCATGATGTCCGCGGCCACGAGCAGACGCTTTCGACGCTCGCTGGGCGAAATAACAGCCCAGGATGGAAACGCACGGGACGCAGCGGCCACGGCCGCGTCAGCATCGTCCACGCTAGCCGCCGCCGCTCGTGTCGCCACCTTTCCTGTTGCGGGGTTCGTCCGCTCGAATGTCTTACCGTTAGACGCGGCTTGCTTTGCGCCGGCAATCAAAAGACTGCTTTCGTGCATATCGTCGTCTCCTCTGCGCGCGCTGCTCGACAAACCGCTTAGCGCTTATAAGCCTGAAGGCCGGGTTTAATCGCCTTGTCGTCGAGAAATTGCTTGAGCCCCTGCTCGCGGCCGCCTTCGGTATCGCGATGGTTCGCTTGATCGAGCTTCGCGTAGAGATAGTCTTCGTTCTGTTCCCACGTA is part of the Trinickia caryophylli genome and harbors:
- a CDS encoding winged helix-turn-helix transcriptional regulator translates to MGTGPTKQPTITELGEAGQASCRAIIQILDRVGDKWAIMVIGALANGPMRFNAMKRAIIGVSHRMLTLTLRGLERDGLVVRRAFLTIPPKVEYELTPLGHSLIDPLCMLVRWVQSHQPEIEAARSVFDAQQTTEQNR
- a CDS encoding NAD(P)H-binding protein: MKVGVSGASGQLGKAIVQDLIASHAGHGVVGITRNTENIPAPAESRFGDYDQPASLAAAYQGLDAVVLIPSVDVMPGARAKQFVAAIDAAVEAGVKHIVLVSNAGTKDLPVPSMHVDFWVAEQHLIRADAAWTILRMNLYAEVVAQEAQMLIASGALIGLGEESAGFVAREDLAAATAAVLVSGRHAGAIYDITGPERLTGAEKAAIVAEVTGKPLGFAVVTEDQFRGGMAQAGLPGPIVDFLVQVKQGMVGHAYDIVTGHFELITGRKPRPLRDVIVAAFS
- a CDS encoding NAD(P)H-binding protein is translated as MKIGVSGASGQLGKAIVQDLIASHAGHGVVGISRSLGNIHAPAEGRFGDYDQPASLAAAYQGLDAVVLIPSDNIEPGARVKQFVTAIDAAVEAGVKHIVLVSVAGTKDLAAPSMYVEFWGAEQHLMSAAASWTILRMNLYAEVVVQEAQMLMASGALIGLGEESVGYVAREDLASAAAAVLVSGSHAGAIYEITGPERLAGAEKAAIVAEVTGKPLGFAVVTEDQFRGGMAQAGLPGRVVDLVVQIKKGMVGHAYDIVTGHFELISGRKPRPLRDVIVAAFS
- a CDS encoding DsbA family oxidoreductase: MLDKDQTMTDALTVEIWHDVICPICPIGVRRFRKALDQFDGRDRVKVVYRSYRLMRNVVPHSVDEHIAHKFGRGQKAAPILKQVSQVAAQEGITYDLENTLAGDTLDAHRLLYLAGADGKQKALIERFHRGYFSEHANLFDPDALLRLAVEAGLDEPSVADVLDGDRFTANVEADQAEAHARGIRSVPHFLIDRRISVSGGQAPEDFLAALNSTWTSRPPLEGNSSAELSCGDDGCYAPIRS
- a CDS encoding LysR family transcriptional regulator, translated to MELRHLRCFIAVAEELHFARAAERLHIEQSPLSRAIKELEEELGTRLFVRTTRSTRLTRAGQLFSENVACVFTALQQADSVQTTTHGYHGQLRVALSDGIPSSQFSTFLALCRQEEPEIEIRLFEVPLAQQIKGLHDDLYDVGFARSDEAGDGVVAEAVSNEPLMVAVPARHPLLTHKRIPLKEVLRYPLVLKDLHDCEGYARQIERVLRRVDQKPLIVERVASNDLMLALVAAGYQVRLGSPWFDFLGTHRSITPGACLSGGFPLMPTRRASSIRHPQFPHRTVDQADRQAANTATDSGDLPRRKRSVVASPGWAQTIARAAIGIPRPNG
- a CDS encoding alpha/beta fold hydrolase, which translates into the protein MIHGVNGLDVHILEAGYERAGRPLALLLHGFPDLAYGWRHVMPILADAGYHVVAPDQRGFGRTTGWVNDYDTPLAPFSLLNMTRDALGLILALGYRRTAMLVGHDLGSPVAAYCALARADVFPSVVLMSAPFPGPPALAFNTAESGVSPVQSNTGNQKLAAALAALDPPRKYYQQYLSSRQANQDMWHPPQGLHAFLRAFFYVKSADWPGNKPHPLKALTAAELAQMPTYYVMDLGKTMPETVAPFQPSAAEVLASKWLTEPELEVYTQEYDRTGFQGALQAYRVFSDPDQNAELRLFSGRTIDVPSLFIGGRSDWGTWSAPGALDMMTTKATTGMRDIELIDGAGHWIQQEQPVRLSERLVAFVREMDGADHISR
- a CDS encoding TetR/AcrR family transcriptional regulator; protein product: MTRKTDARARAIAAAERLFRIQGYTATGLTQILEESGAPKGSFYFHFPRGKAQLAEEAIDNYVANRIAVLRDISANTTGDPLKFVRQIFRTFAAEMVASDFQYGCLMQNLANELPALDAELTERVARGFAESTGIIREHFRQCGFTPARASSTATALVAALEGARTIARLERTPAVFGALAKVSVQRCAAPSK
- the tnpC gene encoding IS66 family transposase yields the protein MNEDDFSRLPSAAQAYIRELESRNRQLGERIAQLEEQFRLAQSQRFAPSSEKLRDRVFDEAEQIAATEAHDADVAADTFTLPDTGLPDAPQPPRRSPGRKPLPAHLPRQRIEYDLPDDQKICPCCAHGLHRMGEEISEQLHIEAKASVLQHVRFKYACRHCERHAERTPVITSPMPAQPLPGSNASAAMIATVTAGKYVDGTPLYRMANALGRADIEVGRGTVANWIIRAAELHYSRLYEALHRTLLSQPLIHGDETTVQVLKEPGRAQSTSYMWTYRSADGSTQPVVLFDYQPGRGQEYPQAFLAGYQGLLMTDGYAAWRTLEGPTHFGCLAHARRAFVEALKGMKKPGGRAAQALEYFKALYQVETLTKADLPERETRADYTYRLRQQHSVPLLEAFRKWLDDQAPQVLPESLLGKAIPYTRNQWTYLCRYVSDGLAPIDNNVIERDIRPFCTGRNSWLFSDTVAGAKASAMIYSLMLTCRASNVEPYAYLVHVLTELPKREPDADVTDLLPFNLAKLTTAAR
- the tnpB gene encoding IS66 family insertion sequence element accessory protein TnpB (TnpB, as the term is used for proteins encoded by IS66 family insertion elements, is considered an accessory protein, since TnpC, encoded by a neighboring gene, is a DDE family transposase.), with product MFRFEADLKVFLHREPIDFRAGINSLVMLVEQSMQLDPFARAVYAFHNRRRNRIKLLLYERNGFWLMVRRLEEDHFIWPRRQQAVIELTTEQLRWLLEGIDIDAMRRHPARRYRHAS